Proteins encoded together in one Myxococcales bacterium window:
- a CDS encoding sigma 54-interacting transcriptional regulator, whose translation MRIVGASTAPLRIEEGTATLGAGSTCDLVVDDPAVSRRHVELELVPEGVLVRDLGSRNGTFYLGHRVERIVLAPGNMIRLGAQTIAIELEPDVVAQGEPLRLAGFRGLVGASDVMQRLFGMVARLDGSMVPVLLQGETGAGKELVARALHEGSRVAEGPFVPVNCGAISQNLVASTLFGHKKGAFTGATETRLGAFGAAAGGTLLLDEIGELPLEVQPALLRALERGEVSAVGEDVPRRVEVRVIAATNRDLTAEIAAGRFREDLFYRLAVVRLRVPPLRERPADIALLASLFAREEGVAGLPNELLDELGRRSFPGNVRELRNTVRAFVALGGLDDAVTAPAPAPAGLDAALATSVRLDTPFLEQREGIAARFTELYVERLLAETGGNQTLAAKMAGLDRTYLGRLLAKLGRR comes from the coding sequence GTGCGCATCGTCGGAGCCTCGACCGCGCCACTGCGCATCGAGGAAGGCACCGCGACGCTCGGCGCAGGTTCGACCTGCGATCTCGTCGTCGACGACCCCGCGGTGTCCCGGCGGCACGTCGAGCTCGAGCTCGTGCCCGAGGGCGTCCTCGTACGCGATCTCGGCAGTCGAAACGGCACGTTCTACCTCGGCCACCGCGTCGAGCGCATCGTCCTAGCGCCCGGCAACATGATCCGGCTCGGCGCGCAGACGATCGCGATCGAGCTCGAGCCAGACGTGGTCGCCCAGGGCGAGCCTCTCCGGCTGGCCGGGTTCCGCGGCCTCGTGGGTGCGTCGGACGTGATGCAGCGGCTGTTCGGCATGGTCGCGAGGCTCGACGGCTCGATGGTGCCCGTTCTGCTCCAGGGCGAGACGGGCGCGGGAAAGGAGCTCGTCGCTCGCGCACTTCACGAGGGCTCGCGCGTGGCGGAGGGGCCATTCGTCCCGGTCAACTGCGGCGCGATTTCCCAGAACCTGGTCGCGAGCACGCTCTTCGGGCACAAAAAGGGCGCGTTCACGGGTGCGACCGAGACGAGGCTCGGCGCGTTCGGGGCGGCGGCGGGCGGGACGCTCCTCCTCGACGAGATCGGCGAGCTTCCGCTCGAGGTCCAGCCGGCGCTGCTACGAGCGCTCGAGCGCGGCGAGGTCTCCGCGGTCGGCGAAGATGTCCCACGCCGCGTCGAGGTGCGGGTCATCGCGGCCACGAACCGCGACCTCACCGCCGAGATCGCGGCGGGGCGCTTTCGAGAAGATCTGTTCTATCGGCTTGCGGTCGTGAGGCTCCGGGTCCCCCCGCTCCGCGAGCGACCGGCAGACATCGCGCTGCTTGCATCGCTCTTCGCACGCGAGGAGGGGGTCGCCGGGCTCCCGAACGAGCTGCTCGACGAGCTCGGTCGACGTTCGTTCCCGGGGAACGTTCGGGAGCTCCGCAACACGGTCCGCGCGTTCGTCGCGCTGGGGGGGCTCGACGACGCCGTTACCGCGCCCGCACCCGCGCCCGCGGGGCTCGACGCCGCGCTCGCGACGAGTGTCCGGCTCGACACGCCGTTCTTGGAGCAGCGCGAGGGCATCGCGGCGCGATTCACGGAGCTCTACGTGGAGCGCCTCCTCGCCGAGACGGGGGGCAACCAGACCCTCGCCGCAAAGATGGCGGGCCTCGACCGGACCTACCTCGGGCGCTTGCTCGCGAAGCTCGGGCGGCGCTGA
- a CDS encoding serine/threonine protein kinase, whose protein sequence is MRRSTSRYEALVRIGTGGMATVFVGRALGAAGFSRLVALKRAHPYLRSDPDTVASLEVEARVASCLHHANIVGVLDIEEDGGDLVIVLDYVEGCTLVELSREASDAPVPSQSREIVRILLDAASGLHAAHRATDDAGQPLGLVHRDVSPSNVLVGIDGVARISDFGIAKGVGAGHVTSTGVLKGKLGYMAPEYVEGRRADARSDLFSFGVMAWEALARRRLFKGANEVDTLKRILRAEVPPLDELEASLAPLAPVLARALARHPEDRYVSVGELAQDLEARARPPTSSRTTRRWPRSSSAWRGPISSSVAGG, encoded by the coding sequence ATGAGGCGGTCCACCTCGCGCTACGAGGCGCTCGTACGCATCGGCACCGGAGGCATGGCGACGGTCTTCGTCGGCAGGGCGCTCGGCGCGGCGGGGTTCTCGCGGCTCGTCGCCCTGAAGCGGGCCCACCCGTACCTCCGGAGCGATCCAGACACCGTGGCGAGCCTCGAGGTCGAAGCGCGGGTCGCGTCGTGCCTTCACCACGCGAACATCGTCGGCGTGCTCGACATCGAGGAGGACGGGGGAGACCTCGTGATCGTGCTCGACTACGTCGAGGGGTGCACGCTCGTCGAGCTCTCGCGCGAGGCCAGCGACGCACCGGTCCCGAGCCAGTCCCGTGAGATCGTGCGGATCCTCCTGGACGCGGCCTCCGGCCTCCACGCCGCTCACCGCGCGACCGACGACGCGGGCCAGCCGCTCGGCCTCGTCCACCGCGACGTCTCACCGAGCAACGTGCTGGTCGGGATCGACGGCGTCGCGCGGATCTCGGACTTCGGAATCGCGAAGGGGGTTGGAGCCGGTCATGTGACGAGCACCGGCGTCTTGAAGGGAAAGCTCGGGTACATGGCGCCCGAATACGTCGAGGGGCGGCGCGCCGACGCGAGGAGCGACCTATTCTCCTTCGGGGTGATGGCGTGGGAAGCGCTCGCGCGTCGCCGCCTCTTCAAGGGCGCGAACGAGGTGGATACGCTGAAGCGAATCCTTCGCGCGGAGGTGCCTCCGCTCGACGAGCTCGAGGCGAGCCTCGCGCCCCTCGCCCCGGTGCTGGCGCGAGCCCTCGCTCGACACCCCGAAGACCGCTACGTGAGCGTCGGCGAGCTGGCGCAGGACCTGGAGGCTCGTGCTCGACCGCCGACCTCGTCGCGAACCACGCGGAGGTGGCCGCGCTCGTCAAGCGCGTGGCGGGGGCCGATCTCGTCGAGCGTCGCCGGCGGCTGA